A section of the Chryseobacterium ginsenosidimutans genome encodes:
- a CDS encoding monovalent cation:proton antiporter-2 (CPA2) family protein, with protein sequence MESNLAMNTLIFLGVAIIMVPLARKFGLSSVIGYIAGGIIIGPYVLRLTGKDVDGIMHASEFGVIMLLFLVGLELEPRKFWEMRKKIVGLGLTQMLLTISLLFLVFIWAGWQIDKAIAIAMCFALSSTAIVLQTLQEKDNLKTLAGEASFSTLLFQDIAVIPILAILPLIANYKAKNHDNEIQVLIQTLPEWMQFATVILGVVVLILLGRYVFVPFLRYVSKSGMTELLTASSLFLVIGVSELMVAIGLSPALGAFLAGVMLANSEFRHELEAQIDPFKGLLLAVFFVSVGSTMNFNIIQKDPIFIFSTVFAVLTIKFFVLFIIGKFFKIDTSQSLFYAFALSQVGEFAFVLINYASSLYLLNPELNAQMMAVTAITMCITPFLLIINDKLTPKFLKEIPEEQSDFNILDKDVSQKKIIIVGFGHFGSTVGRLLKANKIPATVLDRDSDRVKLLRSHGFKVYYGDATKIPTLRAAGIDDAEILVLCLDDPDDNKFIADIVRENYPTVKIFVRAKNRLDAYDYLNNGINNIYRETLGTAVDMAIDVLHETGMRKYAARRLGQRFMAIDKASVRKLAKMKQEDDLVLFNIKEILQREEELLAYDNLNFDNQQWQDSSTDDEDEESDK encoded by the coding sequence GGCAAGGAAATTCGGGCTAAGTTCTGTAATAGGATATATTGCAGGAGGAATAATTATTGGCCCATATGTTCTCCGGTTAACAGGAAAGGATGTGGACGGTATTATGCACGCCAGTGAATTTGGCGTGATTATGCTTTTATTTTTGGTCGGATTAGAATTAGAGCCGAGAAAATTCTGGGAAATGCGAAAAAAAATAGTTGGTCTTGGCTTAACACAAATGCTTCTGACAATTTCTTTACTTTTTCTGGTTTTCATTTGGGCGGGCTGGCAAATCGACAAAGCAATTGCCATTGCCATGTGTTTTGCATTATCTTCAACAGCAATTGTTTTACAGACTTTACAGGAAAAAGACAATTTAAAAACCTTAGCTGGAGAAGCCTCATTTTCTACGCTTTTGTTTCAGGATATTGCCGTAATTCCTATTTTGGCAATTCTACCGCTTATTGCAAATTATAAAGCCAAAAATCATGACAACGAAATTCAGGTTCTTATACAGACACTCCCAGAATGGATGCAGTTTGCAACAGTAATTTTGGGAGTTGTTGTTTTAATTTTATTAGGCAGATACGTTTTCGTCCCGTTTTTAAGATATGTTTCAAAATCCGGAATGACTGAACTTTTAACAGCTTCTTCCCTATTTTTAGTTATCGGAGTTTCAGAATTGATGGTGGCAATCGGGTTATCTCCAGCTTTAGGCGCTTTCCTTGCGGGTGTGATGTTGGCGAATAGTGAGTTTCGTCATGAACTGGAAGCACAGATTGATCCGTTTAAAGGGCTTTTACTTGCCGTATTTTTCGTGAGTGTAGGTTCTACGATGAATTTTAATATCATCCAAAAAGATCCGATCTTTATTTTCAGTACTGTTTTTGCTGTTTTAACTATAAAATTTTTCGTTTTATTTATTATAGGAAAGTTTTTCAAAATTGACACCTCACAAAGTCTATTCTACGCTTTTGCACTTTCGCAGGTTGGGGAATTCGCTTTTGTATTAATTAATTACGCCTCAAGCCTTTATCTTTTAAACCCGGAACTGAATGCTCAAATGATGGCCGTCACTGCCATTACCATGTGCATCACTCCTTTTCTTTTAATTATTAATGATAAACTGACCCCAAAATTCCTTAAAGAAATTCCGGAAGAACAAAGTGATTTTAATATCCTTGACAAAGATGTTTCACAAAAGAAGATTATTATCGTCGGTTTCGGGCATTTCGGAAGTACAGTTGGGCGGCTTTTGAAAGCTAATAAAATTCCCGCCACGGTTTTAGACAGAGATTCTGATCGCGTAAAGTTACTGAGAAGTCATGGCTTTAAAGTTTATTACGGTGATGCCACCAAAATCCCAACTTTAAGAGCTGCAGGAATTGATGATGCCGAAATTTTGGTTCTCTGCCTGGATGATCCTGATGATAATAAATTTATTGCAGATATTGTACGTGAAAATTATCCAACCGTGAAAATTTTCGTAAGAGCAAAAAATAGACTGGATGCTTATGATTATCTGAATAACGGAATTAATAATATTTATCGTGAAACATTGGGAACAGCCGTAGATATGGCAATTGACGTACTTCATGAAACAGGTATGCGAAAATATGCAGCAAGGCGTCTCGGACAAAGATTTATGGCGATTGATAAAGCTTCCGTAAGAAAATTAGCCAAAATGAAGCAGGAAGATGATCTCGTTCTATTTAATATAAAAGAAATCCTCCAACGAGAGGAGGAATTACTGGCTTATGATAATCTTAATTTTGATAATCAACAATGGCAGGATTCCTCAACTGATGATGAAGATGAGGAATCTGACAAATAA
- a CDS encoding head GIN domain-containing protein: MKSTQLLILSACAVLASCEGKHDRRNNSNEENNWVEKVVTKDNGPIKQREITGDFDEIEVSQAIKAEIIKSDIEKVVISAPENIIDEVLVDNSGGSLHIHYKKGIRVMNNHNVSAKIYTKDFSKLDANSAASITIKDKFTQEKTEVEASSAASISGDLEANDMEINVGSSSSFSGKIWAVNLDLEASSAASVSISGKAKKADISLSSGSSMSAENFIAENLTAEASSGSSVEVSASSTIHAEASSGGSVSVNKKGNVTSVTKEESSGGSVNIQ, translated from the coding sequence ATGAAATCAACACAACTTCTTATTTTATCAGCATGTGCAGTATTGGCATCTTGTGAAGGCAAGCATGACCGTAGAAACAACAGTAATGAAGAAAACAACTGGGTAGAAAAAGTGGTCACAAAAGACAACGGGCCCATCAAACAAAGAGAAATAACCGGAGATTTTGATGAGATTGAAGTTTCTCAGGCCATTAAAGCAGAGATTATAAAATCAGACATTGAAAAAGTAGTAATCTCGGCTCCTGAAAATATCATTGATGAAGTCTTGGTAGATAACAGTGGAGGAAGTCTTCACATTCATTATAAAAAGGGGATCAGAGTGATGAACAATCATAATGTTTCGGCAAAAATTTATACTAAAGATTTCTCTAAACTGGATGCGAATTCTGCAGCAAGCATCACTATTAAAGATAAGTTTACTCAGGAAAAAACAGAGGTTGAAGCTTCTAGTGCAGCCAGTATTTCGGGGGATCTGGAAGCGAATGACATGGAAATTAATGTCGGAAGCAGCAGCAGTTTCAGCGGAAAAATCTGGGCAGTGAATCTGGATCTTGAGGCATCTTCTGCCGCAAGTGTTTCTATTTCCGGGAAAGCTAAAAAAGCTGATATCAGTTTATCTTCGGGAAGCAGTATGTCAGCGGAGAATTTTATTGCTGAGAATTTGACGGCTGAAGCATCAAGCGGCTCAAGTGTAGAGGTAAGTGCATCCTCAACAATACATGCTGAAGCTTCTTCGGGAGGAAGCGTAAGTGTTAATAAAAAAGGAAATGTAACTTCTGTCACCAAAGAAGAAAGCAGCGGCGGAAGCGTGAACATTCAATAA
- a CDS encoding SPW repeat protein, whose protein sequence is MISSKTHAVLDYLVGILLIAAPWLLGFADNSAATMVPVILGVSTLLYSLFTNYEYSLARMLPYKIHLTIDFVAGLLLLASPWLFGFNDRIYLPHVILGAFEIVAVLLSRKTTTTVHKPQQI, encoded by the coding sequence ATGATTTCATCAAAAACTCACGCCGTTTTAGATTATCTTGTAGGTATTCTGCTTATTGCTGCTCCCTGGCTTCTGGGGTTTGCCGACAACAGTGCTGCAACTATGGTTCCCGTAATTTTAGGGGTTTCTACATTATTGTACAGCCTCTTTACCAACTATGAATATAGTTTAGCACGTATGCTTCCTTACAAAATTCATCTTACAATTGATTTTGTTGCCGGTCTGCTTTTATTGGCATCACCATGGCTTTTTGGCTTCAATGACAGGATTTATCTGCCGCACGTTATTTTAGGAGCATTTGAAATAGTGGCAGTATTACTTTCAAGGAAAACGACTACCACCGTTCATAAGCCTCAACAGATTTAA
- a CDS encoding M3 family metallopeptidase yields the protein MKKISSVLLISALAFNQSCTTMKSTDTQQEVPLPDASLSSNPFMKKSKLQYEAPEFDKIKNEHFKPAFDFGLKQHDAEILKIANNSEAPTFENTIVALEKSGEVLKRATIVFSNLTSANTNPTLQALDEEYAPIFAAHSDKMYLNENLYKRIKAISENGLDSESKRLVQYYKQNFEIAGANLSAADKEKLKQINQELASLSTQYSNKLLEARKQGGVYFSDAKELDGLSADEIEAAATDAKNAGKAGQYLLALQNTTQQPLLQNLKNRATREKLFKASWLRAEKGDGNDTRETIEKLAKLRLKKAQILGKKSFAEWKLQDQMAKTPEAATKLMNQIATPAVETARREAKDIQDLIDQQNGGFKVEPWDWNFYAEQVRKAKFDLDESEIKPYFEITTVLEKGVFFAAEKFYGLTFKKRTDLPVYHPDVVTYEVFDHDGKSIAIYYLDFYTRDSKNGGAWMSNFVEQSYLLGTKPVIVNCYNYQKPAPGKPSLISYDDVSTIFHEFGHSIHGMFASQKYPSLSGTNVPRDFVEFPSQINEHWALDPVVLKNYALHYETKQPIPQTLVDKIKKASTFNQGYMTTELVSAAELDMDWHTVTNESQLVPVLDFEKQSLAKHGFTLATVPPRYHTPYFAHIWGGGYSAGYYAYLWSETLDNDAWEWISKNGGLTRENGDRFRKYILSVGNSVDLNQAFRDFTGHDPDIKPLLRNRGFIK from the coding sequence ATGAAGAAGATTTCGTCGGTATTATTAATTTCCGCATTAGCATTTAATCAATCCTGTACTACCATGAAAAGCACTGATACACAGCAGGAAGTTCCTTTACCGGATGCTTCCTTGTCATCAAACCCGTTTATGAAGAAAAGCAAGCTTCAGTATGAAGCTCCTGAGTTTGATAAAATTAAAAACGAGCATTTTAAACCAGCTTTTGATTTCGGATTAAAGCAACATGACGCGGAAATCCTGAAAATAGCCAACAATTCTGAAGCTCCGACTTTCGAAAATACAATTGTAGCTTTGGAAAAAAGTGGTGAAGTGCTGAAAAGAGCAACTATTGTATTTTCTAACCTGACGAGCGCCAATACAAACCCTACTTTACAGGCTTTAGACGAAGAATATGCTCCAATTTTTGCGGCACATTCCGACAAAATGTATCTTAATGAAAATCTGTATAAAAGAATTAAAGCTATTTCTGAAAACGGTTTAGATTCTGAAAGCAAAAGATTGGTACAATATTATAAACAAAATTTTGAAATCGCAGGAGCAAATCTTTCTGCTGCTGACAAAGAAAAATTAAAGCAGATCAACCAAGAATTGGCCTCACTTTCTACTCAATATTCAAATAAATTGTTGGAAGCGAGAAAACAGGGAGGTGTTTATTTTTCTGATGCTAAAGAATTAGACGGTCTTTCTGCTGATGAGATTGAAGCGGCTGCAACCGATGCCAAAAATGCAGGAAAAGCAGGGCAATATTTGTTGGCTTTACAAAATACAACTCAGCAACCTCTGCTACAAAACCTTAAAAACAGAGCTACCAGAGAAAAATTATTCAAAGCATCTTGGTTAAGAGCTGAAAAAGGTGACGGTAACGACACAAGGGAAACGATTGAAAAATTAGCAAAATTAAGACTTAAAAAAGCACAAATTTTAGGTAAAAAAAGCTTTGCAGAATGGAAATTGCAGGATCAAATGGCAAAAACTCCGGAAGCTGCCACAAAATTAATGAATCAGATTGCAACACCGGCAGTAGAAACGGCAAGACGTGAAGCAAAAGATATTCAGGATCTGATTGATCAGCAAAACGGAGGCTTCAAAGTTGAACCTTGGGATTGGAATTTTTATGCTGAACAGGTAAGAAAAGCGAAATTTGATCTTGATGAAAGTGAAATAAAACCTTATTTTGAAATCACAACGGTTTTGGAAAAAGGAGTTTTCTTTGCTGCTGAAAAATTTTATGGATTAACGTTCAAAAAAAGAACCGATCTTCCTGTTTATCACCCGGATGTTGTTACTTATGAGGTTTTCGATCATGACGGAAAATCTATTGCCATTTATTACTTAGATTTCTACACCAGAGATTCTAAAAACGGAGGAGCCTGGATGAGTAATTTCGTTGAGCAGTCTTATTTATTAGGAACAAAACCTGTGATTGTAAACTGTTACAATTATCAGAAACCTGCGCCTGGAAAACCTTCATTAATAAGCTATGACGATGTGTCCACTATTTTCCATGAATTCGGTCACTCCATTCACGGAATGTTTGCAAGTCAAAAATACCCTTCACTTTCAGGGACAAATGTACCGAGAGATTTTGTGGAATTCCCTTCACAAATTAATGAACACTGGGCTTTAGATCCTGTGGTTCTAAAAAATTATGCGCTTCATTACGAAACAAAACAGCCGATTCCTCAAACTTTAGTTGATAAAATTAAAAAAGCATCAACCTTTAATCAAGGCTACATGACAACAGAATTGGTTTCTGCTGCCGAACTTGATATGGATTGGCATACGGTAACAAATGAAAGTCAGTTAGTTCCTGTTTTAGATTTTGAAAAACAATCTTTAGCAAAACATGGCTTTACTTTGGCAACGGTTCCTCCAAGATACCATACTCCCTATTTTGCACATATTTGGGGCGGCGGTTATTCTGCAGGATATTATGCTTATTTATGGTCTGAAACATTGGATAATGATGCATGGGAGTGGATTTCAAAGAACGGTGGCTTGACAAGAGAAAACGGAGATCGTTTCAGAAAATATATTCTTTCTGTAGGAAATTCTGTTGATCTTAACCAGGCATTCAGAGATTTTACAGGGCATGATCCTGATATTAAGCCTTTATTAAGAAACAGAGGATTTATTAAATAA
- a CDS encoding YchJ family protein → MNCPCCSGKSYEDCCKLYHTGEKHAPTAEALMRSRFSAFAIPNGEYLMETTFPGKRKYHNKKDLQEWGEMNEWTKLEIIRTPTLNHVEFKAYYIDEDGNPQLHHELSVFQKMNERWYYVSGEFLD, encoded by the coding sequence ATGAACTGTCCATGCTGCTCAGGAAAATCCTACGAAGATTGCTGTAAACTTTATCATACGGGAGAAAAACATGCTCCAACGGCTGAAGCTTTAATGCGTTCAAGGTTTTCTGCGTTTGCGATTCCGAATGGTGAATACCTTATGGAAACAACTTTCCCAGGAAAAAGAAAATATCACAACAAAAAAGATTTGCAGGAATGGGGAGAGATGAACGAATGGACAAAACTGGAAATTATCAGGACTCCCACTTTAAATCATGTGGAATTTAAAGCTTATTACATAGACGAAGATGGAAACCCACAACTTCATCACGAGCTTTCCGTTTTCCAAAAGATGAACGAAAGATGGTATTACGTTTCGGGAGAATTCTTAGATTAA
- a CDS encoding FKBP-type peptidyl-prolyl cis-trans isomerase, whose translation MTIDYNHVVAVSYILHTIEEDGSKILVEETTAENPLTFLYGVGMMIPKFEQNILGLKAGDKAAFVIQPEEAYGEKDPQAVAQLPIDMFKEAGIPPVGAILPLSDNEGNNFQAFVVEVTPEVVVADLNHPMAGKVLDFQVEILNTRPATEEELAHGHAHGVDGNEAH comes from the coding sequence ATGACAATTGATTACAATCACGTTGTAGCGGTGAGCTACATACTTCACACTATTGAGGAGGATGGAAGTAAGATTCTTGTAGAAGAAACGACAGCAGAAAATCCGCTTACATTTTTATATGGGGTTGGAATGATGATTCCAAAATTTGAACAAAATATCTTAGGTCTAAAAGCTGGTGATAAAGCTGCTTTTGTAATTCAACCGGAAGAAGCTTATGGTGAAAAAGATCCGCAAGCAGTTGCACAGTTGCCAATAGATATGTTTAAAGAAGCAGGAATTCCTCCTGTTGGAGCTATTTTGCCTCTGTCTGATAATGAAGGAAATAATTTCCAGGCATTTGTAGTAGAAGTAACACCGGAAGTTGTAGTAGCAGACCTTAACCATCCAATGGCTGGAAAAGTTTTAGATTTCCAGGTGGAAATTTTAAATACACGTCCTGCAACTGAAGAAGAATTGGCGCACGGTCATGCTCATGGAGTTGACGGAAACGAAGCTCACTAA
- a CDS encoding VF530 family protein has protein sequence MEEKSKDPLHGKRLDAILEELVEYYQGFEELGKQINIKCFTDNPSINSSLKFLRKTDWARAKVESLYLYVLRQKKKNKAKKG, from the coding sequence ATGGAAGAAAAATCAAAAGACCCGCTTCACGGAAAACGTCTTGATGCTATTCTCGAAGAACTGGTAGAATATTATCAGGGATTTGAGGAATTGGGAAAACAAATCAATATCAAATGTTTTACAGATAATCCGAGTATCAATTCTTCTCTGAAATTTTTGCGTAAAACAGATTGGGCAAGAGCAAAAGTGGAGAGTTTGTATCTCTATGTATTGAGACAGAAAAAGAAAAACAAAGCAAAAAAAGGATAA
- a CDS encoding metallophosphoesterase family protein, with translation MKILHTADWHLGKRLDRFSRLEEQILVLNEIVEITDEQNIDLVIIAGDLFDNFNPSVEAVELFYKTLKRLSLNGKRPVIAIAGNHDSPNLINAPDPLARECGIILIGHPKAKISHFETEYFGISNSEEGFIEIKFKNSEILVRILHTPYANEIRLKEYFGENKEEQINKVLSENWKHLADQFCDENGINILTAHLYMNKKGTEILEEPEGEKPIKIGNADLIFSDIIPSQIQYTALGHLHGFQNIGSPEKPVVYSSSPISYSFSEAGQKKYIAVIDAEPGKNVSFEKIQLQSGKSLARKTFDSIDKTVDWLLKNPNTFVELTLESETFLTADERKRLYQSHKGIVYLIPKIKNQNLNENSVHEINLNQNIEFLFQDYFKSKNGGQEANEDLMNLFNEILNA, from the coding sequence ATGAAAATCCTCCACACCGCCGATTGGCATTTAGGAAAAAGATTAGATCGTTTTTCTCGTCTGGAAGAACAGATTTTAGTTTTAAACGAAATCGTTGAAATCACCGACGAACAAAACATTGATCTCGTTATTATTGCGGGAGATCTTTTTGATAATTTTAATCCAAGTGTTGAAGCGGTAGAATTATTTTATAAAACATTAAAAAGGCTTTCTCTAAACGGAAAACGCCCGGTAATTGCCATTGCAGGAAATCATGATTCTCCGAATCTTATTAATGCTCCCGATCCTTTAGCCCGAGAATGCGGAATTATTCTCATCGGTCACCCTAAAGCGAAAATCAGTCATTTTGAAACTGAATATTTTGGTATTTCAAATTCTGAAGAGGGATTTATTGAAATAAAATTTAAAAACTCTGAAATTCTTGTTCGTATTTTACATACTCCTTATGCGAATGAAATTCGTCTGAAAGAATATTTCGGAGAAAACAAAGAGGAGCAAATTAATAAAGTTTTATCCGAAAACTGGAAACATCTTGCCGATCAGTTTTGTGATGAAAACGGTATTAATATCTTGACAGCCCATTTGTATATGAATAAAAAAGGAACAGAAATTCTGGAAGAACCTGAAGGAGAAAAACCCATTAAAATAGGGAATGCAGACCTTATTTTTTCAGATATCATTCCGAGCCAGATTCAATATACGGCATTGGGGCATTTACATGGATTTCAAAATATAGGAAGCCCAGAAAAGCCTGTTGTTTATTCATCATCGCCTATTTCATACAGCTTCAGTGAAGCAGGACAGAAAAAATATATTGCTGTTATTGATGCAGAACCCGGTAAAAATGTTTCTTTTGAAAAAATACAATTGCAAAGCGGGAAAAGTTTAGCCAGAAAAACATTCGATTCCATAGATAAAACAGTTGATTGGTTGCTGAAAAATCCAAACACTTTTGTGGAACTGACTTTAGAAAGCGAAACATTCCTGACTGCTGATGAAAGAAAACGTCTTTATCAATCTCATAAAGGCATCGTTTATTTGATTCCGAAAATTAAAAATCAAAATCTGAATGAAAATTCTGTTCATGAAATCAATTTAAATCAAAATATAGAATTTTTGTTTCAGGATTATTTTAAATCAAAAAACGGCGGACAGGAAGCTAATGAAGACCTGATGAATTTGTTTAACGAAATTTTAAATGCTTAA
- a CDS encoding AAA family ATPase: MIPIQLTIEGLYSYQKRQTIDFKNLTEAGLFGIFGSVGSGKSSILEAISFALYGETERLNMRDKRAYNMMNLKSNSSYIEFDFLNFENKLFRATRDFKRNSKKFDDVKPSSVTFYQNIDNKWIPLDHSNAEQIINLSYANFKRTIIIPQGQFKEFLELGATERTNMMKEIFGLQRYDLQNNVSSLHIKNKSELDKLDGQLKGFEEINEEQISVQKENLETEQKRFEKAKENFQKISDAYQQLKNLKLDFENLQQKKDSFNKLSAQKTEIDILETETDLYDRISRIFNPLISEKNKLSKEIYEKQTEAEKQRKTVYETQLQFNTVKEQITLLQPQFDALQQSKIQENDLSLILQTLVYSDEIKNLQERTQKGSKEVMEVEEKSKNIQQNIDHLTKEIEIVKIKKLDSTLLLNVGNWFIQQKNLIKSHEEQSEKIKRQQINIEQVSEELKIFPDNFKETFKKKKETLEVQKKELSQKLDQLKIQQELAKFSNELRNGEACLLCGSYEHPNIVEFHDVNAELNEILAKAQNVDNEIFTLQKQETEADKILERKNIFENQLKTEQEIVSQIHKNIQNHLQSFTWSSFNPENEGQFEQKRLQSLETEKQIELISQNISKERETLGKELENLGKYQKALEAFKIQEAKKEEQINTNRSNLRILDWENYSLKTTEEIENIYQKLAKSNIETDKTYQELIQKEKELSPKLAEHKTIFNQLEKQISALKQEISSNLECINISLSENNFNDFASVENILEKKINVEESRNSIQKFRIDFETLKNGILELEIKLKDFSFDKDQFILKENEFKEAGNELKHINDSVVKLTAEIERLEKEFRKKEDLLKEHAKLQKRSENLKTMINLFKGAGFVQYVSSIYLRQLCDHANIRFHRMTRNQLSLQLNENNDFEIIDYLNEGRSRSVKTLSGGQSFQVSLSLALALAESVQANAQSEKNFFFIDEGFGTQDLESVNIVFETLNALQKENRIVGIISHVEELKEKIPVALEIIKDEELGSLIKVI; encoded by the coding sequence ATGATCCCGATTCAGTTGACTATTGAAGGACTTTATTCTTATCAGAAACGGCAGACTATTGATTTTAAAAACCTTACGGAAGCGGGTTTATTCGGCATTTTCGGTTCTGTAGGTTCAGGGAAATCATCTATTCTTGAGGCTATTTCTTTTGCACTTTACGGCGAAACAGAACGTCTCAATATGCGTGATAAAAGGGCTTACAATATGATGAACCTGAAATCGAACAGTTCCTATATAGAATTTGATTTTTTGAATTTTGAAAACAAACTTTTCCGTGCTACAAGAGATTTTAAACGTAATTCTAAAAAATTTGATGATGTAAAACCGAGTTCCGTCACCTTTTATCAAAATATTGACAATAAATGGATTCCTTTGGATCATTCCAACGCAGAACAGATTATTAATCTCAGTTATGCGAATTTTAAGCGTACAATTATTATTCCTCAAGGTCAGTTCAAAGAATTTCTGGAGTTGGGAGCTACGGAAAGAACCAATATGATGAAGGAAATTTTCGGTCTTCAGCGTTATGATCTTCAAAATAATGTTTCTTCTTTGCATATAAAAAACAAGTCTGAGCTTGATAAACTTGATGGGCAGCTGAAGGGTTTCGAAGAAATAAATGAAGAGCAGATTTCTGTTCAGAAAGAAAATTTGGAAACGGAACAAAAGAGGTTTGAGAAAGCAAAAGAAAATTTCCAGAAAATTTCGGATGCTTATCAACAGCTTAAAAATCTAAAACTTGATTTTGAAAACTTACAGCAGAAAAAAGATAGTTTTAATAAATTATCGGCACAGAAAACCGAAATAGACATTTTAGAAACTGAGACAGATTTGTATGACCGTATTTCTAGAATTTTTAATCCATTAATTTCAGAAAAGAATAAACTTTCTAAAGAAATTTATGAGAAGCAAACCGAGGCTGAAAAGCAGCGCAAAACTGTTTATGAAACCCAATTACAATTTAATACTGTAAAAGAACAAATCACTCTTCTTCAACCACAATTTGATGCTTTGCAACAGTCTAAAATACAGGAAAATGATTTAAGTCTGATTTTGCAAACGCTGGTTTATTCAGATGAGATTAAAAATCTTCAGGAAAGAACTCAAAAAGGTTCAAAAGAAGTAATGGAAGTTGAGGAAAAAAGCAAAAACATCCAGCAAAATATTGATCATCTTACTAAAGAAATTGAAATAGTAAAGATAAAAAAACTCGATTCTACTCTACTTTTGAATGTTGGAAACTGGTTTATTCAACAAAAAAATCTCATAAAGTCACATGAAGAACAGTCCGAAAAAATCAAGAGACAACAAATTAATATTGAGCAGGTTTCAGAAGAATTAAAAATATTTCCGGATAATTTTAAAGAAACTTTCAAAAAGAAAAAAGAAACGTTGGAAGTTCAGAAAAAAGAACTTTCGCAAAAGCTTGACCAATTAAAAATACAACAAGAGCTTGCAAAATTTTCCAATGAACTTCGTAATGGTGAGGCTTGTCTGCTTTGCGGTTCCTATGAACATCCGAATATTGTGGAATTTCATGATGTAAATGCAGAATTAAATGAAATTCTGGCAAAAGCCCAAAATGTTGATAATGAAATTTTCACGCTTCAAAAACAGGAAACTGAAGCTGACAAAATATTAGAAAGAAAAAATATTTTTGAAAATCAATTAAAAACAGAGCAGGAAATTGTTTCTCAAATTCACAAGAATATTCAGAATCATCTGCAAAGCTTTACGTGGAGTTCTTTTAATCCTGAAAATGAGGGACAATTTGAGCAAAAACGTTTGCAATCATTAGAAACGGAAAAGCAAATTGAGCTTATCAGCCAAAACATTTCTAAGGAGCGTGAAACCTTAGGGAAAGAACTGGAAAATCTGGGGAAATATCAAAAAGCTCTTGAAGCTTTTAAAATTCAGGAAGCAAAGAAAGAGGAACAAATAAATACCAATCGTTCCAATTTGAGAATATTAGATTGGGAAAATTATTCTTTGAAAACAACAGAAGAGATTGAAAATATTTATCAAAAACTCGCAAAATCAAATATTGAAACAGATAAAACTTATCAGGAATTAATTCAAAAGGAAAAAGAGCTTTCTCCGAAACTGGCAGAACATAAAACAATTTTCAATCAGTTGGAAAAGCAAATTTCAGCGCTTAAACAGGAGATTTCTTCTAATCTTGAATGCATCAATATATCTCTATCTGAAAATAATTTTAACGATTTTGCTTCGGTTGAAAATATTTTGGAAAAGAAAATCAATGTTGAAGAATCAAGAAATAGTATTCAAAAATTCAGAATTGATTTTGAAACTTTAAAAAACGGAATTCTTGAGCTGGAAATAAAACTGAAAGATTTCTCTTTTGATAAAGATCAGTTCATTTTAAAAGAAAATGAATTTAAGGAAGCAGGAAATGAATTAAAACATATTAATGATTCCGTTGTAAAACTTACTGCAGAAATCGAAAGACTAGAAAAAGAGTTCCGCAAAAAAGAAGATTTATTAAAAGAACATGCAAAACTTCAGAAACGTTCTGAAAACTTGAAAACGATGATAAATCTGTTTAAAGGAGCGGGTTTTGTACAATATGTTTCATCAATTTATCTGCGTCAGTTATGTGATCATGCCAATATCAGATTTCACAGAATGACCCGAAACCAACTCAGTCTTCAACTGAACGAAAATAATGATTTTGAGATCATCGATTACCTCAACGAAGGAAGAAGCCGAAGTGTAAAAACATTATCCGGCGGACAGTCTTTTCAGGTTTCTTTGAGCCTGGCTCTTGCTTTGGCAGAAAGTGTTCAGGCAAATGCACAATCAGAAAAGAACTTCTTTTTCATCGACGAAGGCTTCGGAACTCAGGATCTGGAATCGGTAAATATTGTATTTGAAACCCTTAATGCGCTTCAAAAAGAAAATAGAATCGTGGGTATTATTTCGCATGTGGAAGAGCTTAAAGAAAAAATTCCTGTGGCATTAGAAATTATTAAAGACGAAGAGCTTGGAAGCCTTATCAAAGTTATATAA